The following nucleotide sequence is from Chloroflexota bacterium.
ACAGCGTAGCTTGGGCTTACTCTGACTTGGCAGAAAGTGAAAGGTGTGTTGGCGTTAAGCCAAGCTCCATCTGATACGTAGCTTTGGTGATTGCCACAGACTACCTTTAAGCCTTTACCGTTAGCCTGCAATCCGCTAGCACTACCGTTGGCAGGTATAACCTTGACCACGTTACTGCCTGCCAGAGCCTTAAGGTAGCTCAAAAAGCCTTTCCTGCCTATGTGGGTTTCGCTATCGAATAGCATCACCCTTTCGGCAGTTGCTCTAGAGAGAGCACTTACAAGCCTTTCCTTATGACACACAAAGCCATCACCAGAACGCTTGCCTTCGATATTAAGTTGTTCCGTCTTAAATCACCCCCTTTATTTCAGACGCTTGACGGCAAGCGTCATTCTTATTAAGGCTACTGGCTACTCCGCAACTGCTGGCAGCAGCTTCCGCCTCTACCTATATAGTTCCAAAAGAGGGCTGAAATTGACCATCAAGTTAAGGCTAGTTGATACTTTTTTAATTCTTTTTGGCGATAGCGCTCAACGTAATGGTAATCCTTGAAGTCGAGACGGTTACCGTTATAAAGCCTTACGGCTATCTGAACCAGTCTTTTTGGGCAGCCTAGCAGCCAGCGTCTAGCATCAAGCCAAGCGTCTAGGTCAATAGCCTTATCATCGGCTAGGGTCTGCCATAGTTCGGCTGTTTCTCCGTCTCCGTCTGTTAGCTCTCCGTTTAGGCTTAAGATGGTTGGCTTTCGCATCAAGTCTCGCCAGTAAGCCATAACCGTATAGCTGGCTACTCTAACCATAGAGCCTTCTGTGAAAGGCTTATGACCGTTGCTGTTGGCTACTTCGGCAAGCCTCAAGATGATGTCCTGTCTCAAGTCCTGTCTATCGGCTGCCTTTGCCTTGTGTTGAAACTTGTCTGCAATCTCGATATACTTTTGCCAGTCTAGCGTCATCTTGTCTCCGTTCGAGGCAAGGCTAGATTTCCCTAGTCAGCCAGACTGGCTAGGGATTTATAATGCCTCACCTCACCTTGAAGGCAAGCATTCTGGCTTCAAGCCTATTCAGTTGTTAAGGTGCTTCGCATTTGACAGCTTCATTATTGAACAATATGAGCTAAGGTGCATTATTTAGATATAGCTACATTTACATGAGCGACTTGGAAATGGAATTGCCGAGGTTATTTCGTAGTATAGAGTCAAATTAGCTTCAGCTAGCCTGTTGCTCAGTTGCTGCTATCTGTAGACAGGAGATTGCGGGGTTTGACCACCAGAATTACAGCCAGCCCTGCTGCCAGCTCTGATTCTTTGGTATAACCCTTTTACCACCTGGCTGATGCCCCTTAGGAGTCATGTCCGTCGCCAGACCTAGTGTCAAAATAGTGTTAAAACGCTTAATGTCCGAAGTCCTGACTACTGCTGCTCACATTGGACTTAATAACCAGCCCACCAGTGTTTCAACCTACCATAAACCAATTTAGCCAGTTCCAGGCTATGGCTCCATGAACCAAACCACTCCTGCAGAGAGAAAACACCCAGTTTGCTTCAGCATTTGGGCAATGAAAACTACGGTTTATCGTGAGGCTGAAAAACCGTCGGCCTGCAGAAACCACAGACTGCAAACACTGAAATGCTCTAGATTCGCTTTGCGTGCGTGTTGACAATTTTTCGCGGCATGTGCTAATATTAAGTTTGAAGCCCTGATTGACAGGGCTTCAAGCATTGATAGACAGGTTGTCAACCTGATTTTTTAGATAGTGTCAACCTGACTAATTAAAAACTGAATACTTTTCCGGCCGATTCCAAATACAAAAATGCCCTGAAATCCAGGATTTTCACAACATTACTTTTAATCAGGGTGTCACAGGTTCGAATCCTGTACGGCCTACCAGTTAGGTAATATTATTACCTTTCTTTAGCTTCGATTTTCGCCAAGAAGGTCGAATTTCCCAAATTTTCACTCGTGAGAAAGGTGATGTTATTACCCTGGACATCACGTTCAAGTCACCTCGTCTCAATTTGCCGAAACATGAGCACATTTCTGACTTTTGTATAATCCACACACATAGAGCAATACTCAGATTGTGACGTCTCTGCCAAATGGGGAATTTATAGCTAAGTTCATGCAGACATCCCAATGTTCGTGCAGCGATGCTTTCCATAGGCCACGCGTACGGATGATTTGATGAAAAACCTGTAGTATAATTGTGGGAAAATACTCTTGTTGCAGCTAATTTTATGGCTTTGTGGAGGAAATCATGACGACTATTAAGGCTTTCATCAAGAGACACCCGGTGTTGACTTACTATATTCTAGTGTTTGCTATCTCATGGGGTGGCATCCTAATTCTCATTGGTGGACCAGGCAATATCCCAGGCACCAAAGAACAAGCTGAGAAATTATTTATACCCGCACTCCTCGTTATGTTTTCCGGTCCGTTCATCTCAGGTATCCTTATGAATTTCTTCGTCGATGGCAAGGTAGGCCTGCGCAAGCTTTTATTGCGGTTATTGCAGTGGCGGGTTAAAGCTCGTTGGTACGCTGTAGCGGTGTTGACGGGCCCGCTTCTCGTGGCTGTGGTACTCTTTACGTTATCGCTTTTCAACAAAGCATTTCTTCCCGGGATCGTCACGACAAATGACAAAATTGGATCGCTGATATTCGGTATTGGATGGGGGCTTGTGGGTGGTGGATTGCTGGAAGAAACCGGTTGGACCGGATTTGCAGTACCTAAGTTGCGGCAGCGGTATAGTATTTTATCCGCTGGCCTAGTCGTTGGTATTCTTTGGGGTATATGGCATTTCATGATAGCTTTTTGGGCAAGTAATTATTTGGGCGGCGTTGACTCATGGGTTATGTTTGTGGCGGGATTTCTTGCTTTTTATCTACTAGCGCTTCCGGCATATAGAGTGCTTTTGGTGTGGGTTTTTGACCGTACCGGAGGAAACCTACCCGTGATAATGCTTATGCACGCTTTTCTTTCCGCCAGTACACTAATCTTCCAGCCGTCAGCGGCCGGAGAGATCGCTTTTATATGGAATTTCGTGTTTGGTCTAGTATTATGGATCGTCGTTGCTATAGTCGCCGTGAAAAACCGCGGACAGCTATTACAGAAACCAGTTTCTTAAGAAGTAACGATATTTAAAATATGAACAAAACAATAACAAAGGTTTTGCTCATCTGCGGAATTGTCGCTCCGTTACTTCGCGTTATTACTGATTTGCTTTCGGCTAGGTGGTATCCAGGTTATAGCTTGCGTGACCAGACCATGAGCCAGCTTGCAGCTGTCGGAGCTCCGACTCAACAATTTCAGATTGTTCTTCTTGCAATATTTAATTTACTTATTATCGCCTTTGGAGCAGGCGTATGGAAATCTGCCGAAGGAAAACGCTCTTTAAGTATAACGGCAATTATAATAATACTGTTCGGGGTAACAGCATTGATTACCTTGCTATTTCCACAAACAGCGATGCAGTTGGAAGAGGGTCTGGCTCCTCAGATGGTTCACATAATAGTTACGGCTATGGGCATTTTACTGATTGTATTATTTATCGGATTTGGAGCTGCGGCATACGGAATAGGTTTCCGCATCTTTTCAGCGGCAATGATTATAACTTTGCTTCTTTTCGGGTTTTTGGCGGCCACAAAAGCGCCTCAAGCCGTGCAATTCGCTTATCCTTGGATGGGAATTATGGAGCGCATGAGTTACTATTCCTATCTATTGTGGATTTTAGTATTTGCCGTTGTTCTTTTGCGTGCTCAAGGTACTGCACCCAAAGATAACTCTTAATGAGATAGATGATTTTGGATAACACAAAATCAAGCCTTAGAAGTAGCAGTGACTGGACTTTAAACAACTGACTAATGGCTTATGAGTTCCTTTGTTCGGTGTAGTGCTTAGAGAGTCTGTTTTCTCTTATTATCGTTTAACAAATTAGTATTTTGTCACATTAACTCAACTTGTGATATTGATTTCGAATGAGAAAAGGAGGACCTCATTACTTTTAAGTGCACGTGGTCGTGCCGATGTTTATAAAATGTTGGTATTAGGGCCTAGAACTACTTGCTTCTTTTCAACCAGAAGTCTAAGATGTTAATAATTGGGGGAACAATTTGAGGCTGTCATCACCACATTGTCAACGAGATTAGCATCAGGTCTCGCAACACCTTTATTAATAAGTTACCATTTCCAGAAGGAGTCTTGAATTATGGAGTTTTTTGACCTTATGAGTATCTCACACCGCTATATGGATATACTAAACCCTTCCACGCCTGAAAAAATCATCAAACTTGGCAAATTACTCGAATTGAAAAAAGGAAACCGGGTCATCGACTTCGGTTGTGGTTGTGCCGAGCCCCTCATTCTTTGGGCTGAGGAATTCGGTATTACTGGTATTGGCATAGAT
It contains:
- a CDS encoding DUF998 domain-containing protein; protein product: MNKTITKVLLICGIVAPLLRVITDLLSARWYPGYSLRDQTMSQLAAVGAPTQQFQIVLLAIFNLLIIAFGAGVWKSAEGKRSLSITAIIIILFGVTALITLLFPQTAMQLEEGLAPQMVHIIVTAMGILLIVLFIGFGAAAYGIGFRIFSAAMIITLLLFGFLAATKAPQAVQFAYPWMGIMERMSYYSYLLWILVFAVVLLRAQGTAPKDNS
- a CDS encoding CPBP family intramembrane metalloprotease, with the translated sequence MTTIKAFIKRHPVLTYYILVFAISWGGILILIGGPGNIPGTKEQAEKLFIPALLVMFSGPFISGILMNFFVDGKVGLRKLLLRLLQWRVKARWYAVAVLTGPLLVAVVLFTLSLFNKAFLPGIVTTNDKIGSLIFGIGWGLVGGGLLEETGWTGFAVPKLRQRYSILSAGLVVGILWGIWHFMIAFWASNYLGGVDSWVMFVAGFLAFYLLALPAYRVLLVWVFDRTGGNLPVIMLMHAFLSASTLIFQPSAAGEIAFIWNFVFGLVLWIVVAIVAVKNRGQLLQKPVS